From Vitis vinifera cultivar Pinot Noir 40024 chromosome 5, ASM3070453v1, the proteins below share one genomic window:
- the LOC100246622 gene encoding uncharacterized protein LOC100246622 isoform X1, translated as MSSGEVRDDSKLIELKDESDFEKVLSPDGGLGLLSVCGFGSLLSERSARSTFPDLMNFRVARLNSFRRVFAHVAPIFFERGIAKPETMEISSLSVEPCEGETLIVTVFEIQRSEIPSFIKREHEFRFLAVFPETLDGKLFTTPAVLCARYSDEEFFQNRCKGSKEIYFQQYGRHNIHKIWRDDVLPCRVYLRHCVLAAKNLSDAAYNNFLDHTFLADRKTTIREYLATTGSGIMEEEPPESLRARYGG; from the exons ATGTCGTCGGGCGAGGTTCGTGATGATTCCAAACTGATTGAATTGAAGGATGAATCCGATTTCGAAAAAGTTCTCTCTCCCGACGGTGGTCTTGGTCTTCTCTCCGTCTGCGGCTTCGGTTCTCTGCTCTCAG AGAGAAGTGCGAGGAGCACATTTCCGGATCTGATGAACTTCAGAGTTGCGAGATTGAACAGCTTTCGACGTGTCTTCGCTCATGTTGCTCCAATTTTTTTTGAGCGCGGCATCGCCAAACCAGAAACCATG GAGATTTCAAGCTTGAGTGTGGAGCCTTGTGAAGGGGAAACCCTTATAGTTACTGTATTTGAGATTCAAAGATCTGAG ATTCCATCTTTTATCAAGAGGGAGCATGAGTTTCGATTCTTAGCT GTCTTCCCTGAAACATTAGATGGGAAGCTCTTTACTACTCCAGCG GTACTTTGTGCTCGTTACAGTGATGAGGAATTTTTCCAGAATAGATGCAAAG GAAGTAAGGAGATATATTTTCAGCAATATGGCCGCCATAACATCCATAAGATTTGGCGAGATGATGTTTTACCTTGCCGTGTTTATCTTCGACACTG TGTGTTGGCTGCAAAGAATCTAAGTGACGCAGCTTACAACAATTTTCTAGATCACACTTTCCTGGCGGACCGTAAAACAACCATCCGTGAATACTTGGCCACAACAGGTTCAGGCATCATGGAAGAGGAGCCTCCGGAATCCCTCAGGGCTCGCTATGGTGGTTGA
- the LOC100265416 gene encoding uncharacterized protein LOC100265416 produces MTTSLDFPFILWTSSRGRGRTGRWRHSRSLSSLAFPTPHRAIATYTALHFVAKPDRWASSPALYSGDVINHSELTELHDESDFERLASSNDDLLSICGFGSLLSERSARSTFPDLINFRVARLNGFRRVFAHVTPVFFERGIAKPETMEISGLSVEPCEGESLIVTVFEIHRSEIPSYIKREIEYRFLAVFPETLDGTPFTSPAVLCARYSDEEFLQIRCKGSKEMFFEQYGRYNIHKIWRDDVFPCRVYLRHCLLAAKSLSDAAYNDFLDHTFLADRKTTIQEYLATTGSGIMEEEPPESLKARYGG; encoded by the exons ATGACCACTTCTCTCGATTTCCCATTCATTCTCTGGACTTCCTCGCGAGGGCGTGGGCGCACTGGGCGGTGGCGCCATTCCAGAAGCCTCTCGTCACTTGCCTTCCCAACACCTCACAGAGCGATAGCTACATACACTGCTCTTCATTTCGTAGCCAAACCCGACCGCTGGGCATCCTCGCCGGCCTTGTATTCCGGGGACGTCATCAATCACTCTGAACTGACTGAACTTCACGACGAATCCGATTTCGAAAGGCTTGCCTCCTCCAACGATGATCTTCTCTCCATCTGCGGTTTCGGTTCTCTTCTCTCCG AGAGGAGCGCGAGGAGTACCTTTCCGGATCTAATCAACTTCAGAGTCGCAAGATTGAACGGATTTCGCCGTGTCTTCGCTCATGTTACTCCAGTTTTCTTTGAGCGCGGCATTGCCAAACCGGAGACCATG GAGATTTCAGGCTTGAGTGTGGAGCCTTGTGAAGGGGAAAGCCTTATAGTTACTGTATTTGAGATTCATAGATCAGAG ATTCCATCTTATATCAAGAGGGAGATTGAGTATCGGTTTCTAGCA GTCTTCCCTGAAACACTAGATGGGACCCCATTTACTAGTCCAGCG GTGCTTTGTGCTCGTTACAGTGACGAGGAATTTTTGCAGATTAGATGTAAAG GGAGCAAGGAGATGTTTTTTGAGCAATATGGGCGATATAACATCCACAAGATTTGGCGAGATGATGTCTTCCCTTGCCGTGTTTATCTTCGGCACTG TTTGTTGGCAGCAAAGAGTCTCAGCGATGCAGCCTACAACGACTTCCTCGATCACACTTTCCTTGCAGACCGCAAAACAACCATCCAGGAATACTTAGCCACAACAGGTTCAGGCATCATGGAAGAGGAGCCTCCAGAATCCCTCAAGGCCCGTTATGGTGGTTGA
- the LOC100256894 gene encoding probable protein phosphatase 2C 34 — protein MENLLALFDALMRNISLMKGESWRSDVGREAAESLAKEARGNNLMLTSPGIINSRGSSNFASVFSKKGKKGVNQDCFIVWEEFGCQEDMTFCGIFDGHGLWGHHVAKRVRKLMPSFLLCHWQETLALAQGFDMMGLDRNLCPFDIWRQSYLKTCAAIDEELEQHADLDSFRSGTTALTIVRQGELIIIANVGDSRAVLGTTSDDGSLVAVQLTVDFKPNLPQEAERITKSRGQVYCLQDEPGVYRVWMPNTKTPGLAISRAFGDYCMKDFGVISVPEVTQRNITSRDQFAILATDGVWDVISNQEAVEIVSSAPDRNKSAKRLVECAVDAWKRKKRGVATDDITAICLFFHPSPSQQGNNAKVLEEAGMTKAG, from the exons ATGGAGAATCTTTTGGCTCTTTTTGACGCATTGATGCGGAATATATCACTCATGAAAGGGGAGAGCTGGAGGAGTGATGTTGGAAGAGAAGCTGCTGAATCGTTAGCAAAGGAAGCAAGGGGGAACAATTTGATGTTGACTTCTCCAGGCATTATAAATTCAAGGGGCTCTAGTAATTTTGCCTCTGTCTTCtccaagaaaggaaagaaaggagtGAATCAAGATTGCTTCATTGTGTGGGAG GAGTTTGGATGCCAAGAAGACATGACCTTTTGTGGGATTTTTGATGGGCATGGCTTGTGGGGGCACCATGTAGCCAAAAGGGTCAGGAAATTGATGCCATCATTTTTGTTATGCCATTGGCAAGAAACTCTTGCACTTGCTCAGGGTTTTGACATGATGGGACTTGATAGAAACCTTTGCCCATTTGATATATGGAGGCAATCCTACTTGAAAACTTGTGCTGCCATTGATGAGGAGCTCGAGCAGCATGCAGATCTTGATTCTTTTCGCAGTGGCACCACAGCTTTGACAATTGTTCGACAG GGAGAACTCATTATCATAGCAAATGTTGGTGATTCTCGGGCTGTGTTGGGAACCACGTCTGATGATGGCAGCCTGGTAGCAGTTCAACTTACTGTCGACTTTAAGCCCAATTTACCTC AGGAAGCTGAGCGAATAACTAAGTCCAGAGGGCAGGTATATTGCTTACAAGATGAACCAGGGGTGTACAGGGTTTGGATGCCAAATACAAAGACGCCAGGGCTAGCAATATCAAGAGCCTTTGGTGACTACTGCATGAAGGACTTTGGGGTTATTTCCGTGCCTGAAGTCACACAAAGAAATATAACCAGCAGAGACCAATTTGCCATTTTAGCCACAGATGGG GTATGGGATGTCATCTCTAACCAAGAGGCAGTTGAGATTGTTTCTTCAGCACCAGACCGAAACAAATCTGCTAAAAGGCTGGTGGAATGTGCAGTTGATGCATGGAAACGAAAGAAACGGGGTGTTGCAACGGATGACATCACAGCTATTTGCCTCTTCTTCCACCCTTCACCCTCCCAGCAAGGCAACAATGCTAAGGTCCTAGAAGAGGCTGGCATGACAAAAGCTGGGTAA
- the LOC100246622 gene encoding uncharacterized protein LOC100246622 isoform X2 — MSSGEVRDDSKLIELKDESDFEKVLSPDGGLGLLSVCGFGSLLSERSARSTFPDLMNFRVARLNSFRRVFAHVAPIFFERGIAKPETMEISSLSVEPCEGETLIVTVFEIQRSEIPSFIKREHEFRFLAVFPETLDGKLFTTPAVLCARYSDEEFFQNRCKGSKEIYFQQYGRHNIHKIWRDDVLPCRVYLRH, encoded by the exons ATGTCGTCGGGCGAGGTTCGTGATGATTCCAAACTGATTGAATTGAAGGATGAATCCGATTTCGAAAAAGTTCTCTCTCCCGACGGTGGTCTTGGTCTTCTCTCCGTCTGCGGCTTCGGTTCTCTGCTCTCAG AGAGAAGTGCGAGGAGCACATTTCCGGATCTGATGAACTTCAGAGTTGCGAGATTGAACAGCTTTCGACGTGTCTTCGCTCATGTTGCTCCAATTTTTTTTGAGCGCGGCATCGCCAAACCAGAAACCATG GAGATTTCAAGCTTGAGTGTGGAGCCTTGTGAAGGGGAAACCCTTATAGTTACTGTATTTGAGATTCAAAGATCTGAG ATTCCATCTTTTATCAAGAGGGAGCATGAGTTTCGATTCTTAGCT GTCTTCCCTGAAACATTAGATGGGAAGCTCTTTACTACTCCAGCG GTACTTTGTGCTCGTTACAGTGATGAGGAATTTTTCCAGAATAGATGCAAAG GAAGTAAGGAGATATATTTTCAGCAATATGGCCGCCATAACATCCATAAGATTTGGCGAGATGATGTTTTACCTTGCCGTGTTTATCTTCGACACTG A
- the LOC104879214 gene encoding uncharacterized protein LOC104879214 codes for MGRVGEEQTDFKTQLVLEIISVSSRSIACPHQHSHKRIKSPLVDWYRLLRVEEDADVDIIRRQYHKFALQLHPDKNKHPKAEIAFKLVSEAYACLSDDVKRRTFDSERWRSFCRDCNRIPYTACNPSANSGSAKLKPLNPTNWSRYYKVFRGLRDIRDRLKEEARVIENCFKTNAASREEFPLFNPSDYQFQGYPHHRPLFYKKTESLWYLPGSRVTENYLRSNVTSRKESPLFNPSDYLHQGYPHYRTRSYQKPGIW; via the exons ATGGGAAGAGTTGGAGAAGAACAGACAGATTTCAAAACCCAGTTGGTGTTGGAAATTATCTCCGTTTCCTCACGCTCCATTGCCTGCCCTCACCAGCATTCTCACAAGAGAATTAAATCGCCTCTCGTCGACTGGTACCGTCTTCTTAGA GTTGAAGAAGATGCAGATGTAGATATTATTCGGAGACAATACCACAAATTCG CTTTGCAACTTCACCCAGATAAGAACAAGCATCCCAAGGCTGAAATTGCCTTCAAACTTGTATCAGAG GCATATGCATGTCTGTCTGATGATGTGAAGAGAAGAACCTTTGACTCAGAGAGATGGAGAAGCTTCTGCAGGGACTGCAACAGAATTCCCTATACTGCCTGCAATCCTTCAGCCAATTCTGGCTCCGCAAAACTGAAGCCATTGAATCCTACAAACTGGTCGAGATATTACAAAGTTTTTCGAGGTCTGAGAGACATCAGAGACAGGTTAAAGGAGGAGGCAAGGGTGATAGAGAATTGCTTCAAGACCAATGCAGCATCAAGAGAAGAGTTCCCACTCTTCAATCCATCTGACTATCAATTTCAAGGCTATCCTCACCACAGACCACTCTTTTATAAGAAGACTGAGAGCCTCTGGTATTTGCCGGGGTCAAGGGTGACAGAGAACTATTTGAGGAGCAATGTGACATCGAGGAAAGAATCTCCTCTCTTCAATCCGTCTGACTATCTGCACCAAGGCTACCCTCACTACAGGACACGGAGTTACCAGAAACCTGGGATTTGGTAG
- the LOC109121385 gene encoding uncharacterized protein LOC109121385, with the protein MAATTMATAVGAAMLLYYVLSRRIGGKEQEDDRNGNFSKSLSRSGRRIARRPAQAPATWFETITTLSDTLRFTYSETLGKWPIGDLAFGINYLMRRQGNLQVASVYAGCNSVQLKGPEIIAELNYYLRLLTLCMLFSKKSFPVFLETAGYTQADVLLQKPKAGLLKPAFTILCDRNSKCILLLIRGTHSIKDTLTAATGAVVPFHHSVLHDGGIINLVLGYAHCGMVAAARWIAKLSTPFLLKSLEEHPSFNVKIVGHSLGGGTAALLTYILREQKELSSTTCVTFAPAACMTWDLAESGRHFITTVINGSDLVPTFSAVSVDDLRSEVTASSWLNDLRDQVQRTRVINVVYRSATALSSRLPSIASARARVSGAGALLRPVSSSTQVVTQNVTEAVVRTRSSLSSWSCMGARRRNVGSLPSPKEEDLPEASLISSEVTSESLVTEVGTRVSVVNKAECSSSSGGSGNDDTDEEVTLLPGDREVTTATTEDITDGELWYELEKELQRQEDEPDVQAQEEEAAAVIEITEEENMLADAVESKTPNSSDVSESLHFYPPGRIMHIISMPPSNDNDSVDNDTGAGPAEEHVAIYETPRNLYSKLRLSKTMIKDHFMPMYKKMMELLIRELENEEASSYVM; encoded by the exons ATGGCGGCGACGACGATGGCGACGGCGGTCGGAGCGGCGATGCTGCTATACTATGTGCTGAGTCGGAGAATAGGAGGAAAGGAGCAGGAGGATGATCGCAATGGTAATTTTTCGAAGTCGTTGAGTAGATCCGGGAGGAGAATTGCTCGGAGGCCGGCTCAGGCGCCGGCGACGTGGTTTGAGACGATCACAACGTTGTCGGATACGCTTAGGTTTACGTATTCGGAGACACTAGGCAAATGGCCGATTGGAGATTTGGCTTTCGGCATCAATTATCTCATGCGTAGACAG GGTAACTTACAAGTTGCTAGTGTATATGCTGGATGTAATTCTGTACAACTCAAAGGCCCAGAAATTATTGCAGAGTTGAACTATTATCTGAGGTTGTTGACCCTTTGTATGCTTTTTTCAAAGAAGTCATTTCCAGTATTTCTAGAGACTGCTGGCTACACTCAGGCAGATGTACTTCTTCAGAAGCCTAAGGCAGGG CTTCTGAAGCCTGCTTTCACAATTTTATGTGATAGAAATTCAAAATGCATCCTTCTATTGATTCGGGGTACTCATAGCATTAAAGATACTCTAACAGCTGCAACTGGTGCTGTGGTTCCTTTCCACCATTCAGTTTTACATGATGGTGGGATAATCAATTTAGTTTTAGGATATGCACACTGTGGAATGGTTGCAGCAGCTCGTTGGATTGCAAAGCTTAGCACCCCTTTCTTGCTCAAGTCTTTGGAAGAACATCCTAGCTTCAATGTTAAG aTTGTTGGGCATTCACTTGGTGGTGGTACTGCTGCGCTGTTAACATATATTCTTCGAGAACAGAAAGAGTTATCCTCGACCACTTGTGTCACATTTGCCCCAG CTGCCTGCATGACGTGGGATCTAGCAGAATCAGGAAGGCACTTTATCACTACTGTCATCAATGGTTCTGACCTGGTGCCTACATTTTCAGCAGTGTCTGTTGATGATCTTCGCTCTGAG GTCACCGCGTCATCTTGGTTAAATGATCTGCGTGATCAAGTTCAGAGAACAAGAGTCATTAATGTCGTTTATCGCTCTGCAACCGCTCTGAGTTCTCGGTTGCCTTCAATAGCCAGTGCAAGGGCAAGAGTTTCTGGTGCTGGTGCACTTCTGCGTCCTGTCTCCAGCAGCACTCAG GTTGTGACACAGAATGTCACTGAGGCGGTTGTCAGGACCCGCTCATCTCTGTCATCATGGTCTTGCATGGGTGCACGTCGCCGCAATGTGGGCTCACTACCAAGCCCTAAAGAAGAGGATTTGCCTGAGGCTTCTCTAATATCTTCTGAGGTAACATCTGAATCCCTTGTGACTGAAGTGGGAACGAGAGTCTCAGTTGTAAATAAAGCGGAATGCAGCTCTTCCAGTGGTGGATCAGGCAATGACGACACAGATGAAGAGGTAACACTCCTCCCAGGTGATAGAGAAGTTACCACAGCCACCACAGAAGACATCACCGATGGTGAGCTGTGGTATGAACTGGAGAAGGAGCTCCAGAGGCAGGAGGACGAACCCGATGTTCAGGCTCAGGAGGAAGAAGCGGCTGCAGTTATAGAAATCACTGAAGAGGAGAACATGTTGGCTGATGCAGTTGAGAGCAAAACGCCCAACTCCTCTGATGTTTCGGAGAGCCTGCACTTCTATCCACCTGGCAGGATTATGCATATTATTTCTATGCCCCCATCAAATGACAATGATTCAGTTGACAATGACACTGGCGCTGGCCCTGCTGAAGAACATGTTGCTATTTATGAGACACCTAGGAATCTGTACAGTAAGCTCCGGCTCTCAAAGACAATGATTAAAGATCATTTTATGCCTATGTATAAGAAGATGATGGAATTGCTAATCAGGGAACTGGAAAATGAGGAAGCCAGTAGCTATGTtatgtga